One window of the Carassius auratus strain Wakin chromosome 20, ASM336829v1, whole genome shotgun sequence genome contains the following:
- the LOC113037708 gene encoding akirin-2-like isoform X1 gives MACGATLKRTMDFDPLMSQASPKRRRCAPVSPSSSSASPQKYLRMEPSPFGRVTSALTTGVFESVCVSAFTTEQILSNIKQEYKRMQKRRHLENSFQQTDACCPLEPQPHASTLPGASCGSASPSRREQPLFTLKQVGMICERLLKEREEKVREEYDEILTTKLAEQYDAFVKFTHDQLMRRFGEQPASYVS, from the exons ATGGCGTGTGGAGCCACTCTGAAGAGGACTATGGACTTCGATCCTCTGATGAGCCAAGCGTCTCCGAAGAGGAGGAGGTGCGCGCCCGTGTCTCCCTCCAGCTCCAGCGCGTCCCCGCAGAAATACCTGCGCATGGAGCCGTCGCCCTTCGGCAGAGTGACCTCCGCGCTCACCACAGGTGTGTTTGAGTCTGTATGTGTCTCAGCCTTCACcacag AGCAAATCCTGAGCAACATCAAGCAGGAGTACAAGCGCATGCAGAAGAGGAGACACCTGGAGAACAGCTTCCAGCAGACGGACGCATGCTGCCCCCTCGAGCCTCAGCCGCACGCCTCCACGctgccag gagcGTCCTGTGGCTCAGCTTCCCCCTCCAGACGCGAGCAGCCGCTCTTCACGCTGAAGCAGGTGGGCATGATCTGTGAGCGTCTGCTGAAGGAGCGCGAGGAGAAGGTGCGCGAGGAGTACGACGAGATCCTCACCACCAAACTCGCAG AGCAGTACGATGCTTTCGTCAAGTTCACCCACGACCAGCTGATGAGGCGCTTCGGGGAGCAGCCGGCCAGCT ATGTGTCCTGA
- the LOC113037708 gene encoding akirin-2-like isoform X2 — protein sequence MACGATLKRTMDFDPLMSQASPKRRRCAPVSPSSSSASPQKYLRMEPSPFGRVTSALTTEQILSNIKQEYKRMQKRRHLENSFQQTDACCPLEPQPHASTLPGASCGSASPSRREQPLFTLKQVGMICERLLKEREEKVREEYDEILTTKLAEQYDAFVKFTHDQLMRRFGEQPASYVS from the exons ATGGCGTGTGGAGCCACTCTGAAGAGGACTATGGACTTCGATCCTCTGATGAGCCAAGCGTCTCCGAAGAGGAGGAGGTGCGCGCCCGTGTCTCCCTCCAGCTCCAGCGCGTCCCCGCAGAAATACCTGCGCATGGAGCCGTCGCCCTTCGGCAGAGTGACCTCCGCGCTCACCACAG AGCAAATCCTGAGCAACATCAAGCAGGAGTACAAGCGCATGCAGAAGAGGAGACACCTGGAGAACAGCTTCCAGCAGACGGACGCATGCTGCCCCCTCGAGCCTCAGCCGCACGCCTCCACGctgccag gagcGTCCTGTGGCTCAGCTTCCCCCTCCAGACGCGAGCAGCCGCTCTTCACGCTGAAGCAGGTGGGCATGATCTGTGAGCGTCTGCTGAAGGAGCGCGAGGAGAAGGTGCGCGAGGAGTACGACGAGATCCTCACCACCAAACTCGCAG AGCAGTACGATGCTTTCGTCAAGTTCACCCACGACCAGCTGATGAGGCGCTTCGGGGAGCAGCCGGCCAGCT ATGTGTCCTGA